From one Mytilus edulis chromosome 1, xbMytEdul2.2, whole genome shotgun sequence genomic stretch:
- the LOC139516671 gene encoding uncharacterized protein encodes MSKQQLLQNKDFTNIDHKALNVSPDLLMETFWDIVEHIIVKKSFEYIDEVLRVRAIFRWMTSFDTESIEIDMLPPEQSPIDYLMNIQQDFGDHCHLFYALCQIANIPCVIINGMTKNMLYVIGDEPDRELLESRWNAVYIKGQWRLIDPYWSYSCIDEGDYDDKISVDAKGKIKRADAGKPNRPVNEFYFLTDPKEFINTHFPDDPEWQLQENRWTVKQWQNSPYVREHFFVMGMKTNTKSDACMLLAKNTPISMDFTLPEGKSHQYRFSHNLVLIKSEHSSEGKSLRHFVMFEHSKNKLCYTVRVPFPGTYRLDIYGKDIVTDKLYNLLCSYGIKCLRTAEIKVDEYPDCPRLGWGSNAYMLQEGVTPIPCESIIETVRGEVEIVVPTKSLHFINHQLKCKAMSDAKLSRFTTGRFEKGKYIILVKVPFDGEFALKIFGKLKYEQEDSVLKNILTFLINGKTLKDKEVQPLPAILGDHLGVQESSTDIDVTVPSVHERGIDTNKGHLSLNVGEQKKKDNGQNDKGRANQIDGDIDTNTIAMVAAKFRHTEEVGVNGKYQKNVTGENQNNMSNEKTDQEFVSEDEKESGQIVANEGIAKLKFKTGSGVKLYQELCSTDDKSSKMMTCQKCIDGDGNWIYQLDMPIAGLYSFNLIGKNPEHKIKPIYSCLVKSSGHPFPSMLKETIQSKHTSIKHETIVTQEPVITIPAITDIREISTSLRSSNVLPNQLSKVARVVKQENELAVHLKLPGEFTLDIFKTHSEEDLTTIARYYIVRKFNPAIDQNDWESMDVNALFDDDEEDDSNNLYNRPVTEDSEVRVKATKGTLTKNIEKAISQKDLDKLVTCMKVYDVTRPSTTDPLSLEANQMIMFLQAQKYLDKACQSRKESMLEDAVEQAKKSGLNQPLNSKIVVATRILSRIYKIDKISKIVSKIDQRSLAELKMYQTPPNVVHQTLVAASLLLGYGLEEVKDWRTCKSLLFKSGKDNLKKRMEQFDYRSVSNTILNAVKTILEPYKAWQVRDVSKGAATVFLWVKGIIGIMEYQQGNVERCMSGKSVISKRVAPRKAMLPEYSTETNGTIIFESEEWDDSDDEW; translated from the exons ATGTCAAAACAACAGCTTTTGCAAAATAAAGATTTCACAAACATTGATCATAAAGCTTTGAAT GTATCCCCAGATCTTTTGATGGAAACGTTTTGGGACATTGTGGAACATATCATAGTAAAGAAATCATTTGAATATATAGACGAGGTACTGAGGGTTCGTGCTATATTTAGATGGATGACGTCATTTGATACAGAAAGTATAGAAATTGATATGCTGCCACCAGAACAGTCACCTATTGATTATCTAATGAACATTCAGCAAGATTTTGGAGACCACTGCCATCTGTTTTATGCTCTATGCCA AATAGCGAATATTCCCTGTGTTATCATTAATGGTATGACAAAGAACATGTTATATGTTATTGGCGATGAACCCGATAGAGAACTACTAGAATCTAGATGGAATGCTGTCTACATCAAAGGCCAATGGCGTCTGATTGATCCTTATTGGTCATACTCGTGTATTGATGAAGGTGATTATGACGACAAGATTTCAGTCGATGCAAAAGGAAAGATCAAAAGGGCAGACGCTGGCAAACCCAATAGGCCTGTTAATGAATTCTATTTTTTAACAGATCCAAAAGAATTCATTAACACTCATTTCCCAGACGACCCGGAATGGCAATTACAGGAAAATAGGTGGACTGTAAAACAATGGCAGAATTCTCCATATGTTCGAGAACACTTCTTTGTAATGGGAATGAAAACTAACACAAAATCAGATGCGTGCATGTTACTGGCGAAAAATACTCCAATCAGTATGGATTTTACTCTACCAGAAGGTAAAAGTCATCAGTACAGGTTTTCGCATAATTTAGTATTAATAAAGTCTGAACACAGTTCTGAGGGGAAGAGTTTACGACATTTTGTAATGTTTGAACATTCTAAAAACAAATTATGCTATACTGTGAGGGTTCCATTTCCGGGTACTTACCGCTTGGATATATACGGGAAAGATATAGTCACAGATAAGCTCTACAATCTTCTCTGTTCATACGGAATTAAATGTCTACGAACAGCTGAAATAAAAGTAGATGAGTATCCTGATTGTCCTCGGTTAGGTTGGGGTTCAAATGCATATATGCTTCAGGAAGGAGTAACACCAATCCCCTGTGAATCAATCATAGAGACCGTAAGAGGTGAAGTCGAAATCGTAGTCCCAACGAAAAGTCTCCACTTTATAAATCATCAACTAAAGTGCAAAGCAATGAGTGACGCTAAGCTCAGTCGATTTACAACGGGAAGGtttgaaaaaggaaaatatataatACTAGTCAAAGTTCCATTTGATGGAGAATTTGCTTTGAAAATATTTGGAAAGTTGAAATACGAACAAGAAGACAGTGTTCTCAAAAATATACTTACTTTTCTTATAAATGGTAAAACGTTGAAAGATAAAGAAGTACAGCCTTTACCAGCAATATTGGGTGACCACTTAGGTGTTCAAGAAAGTTCTACAGATATTGATGTTACTGTACCAAGTGTACATGAGAGGGGAATAGACACTAATAAAGGTCATCTAAGTTTAAATGTTGgtgaacaaaagaaaaaagataatgGTCAAAATGATAAAGGAAGAGCAAATCAAATCGATGGTGATATCGATACAAATACAATTGCAATGGTCGCAGCTAAGTTTAGACATACTGAAGAGGTTGGTGTTAATGGAAAATATCAAAAGAATGTAACAGgagaaaatcaaaacaatatgagCAATGAGAAAACTGATCAAGAGTTCGTTAGTGAAGATGAAAAAGAAAGTGGGCAGATAGTTGCAAACGAAGGAATAGCAAAGCTGAAATTTAAAACAGGCTCCGGTGTCAAACTTTACCAAGAATTGTGTAGTACCGATGATAAATCATCCAAGATGATGACTTGTCAAAAATGTATTGATGGAGATGGAAATTGGATATATCAGCTGGACATGCCTATTGCGGGATTATATTCCTTTAATTTGATTGGAAAAAACCCAGAACATAAAATTAAGCCTATATATAGTTGTCTAGTAAAGTCATCAGGTCATCCATTTCCTTCCATGCTAAAAGAAACTATCCAAAGTAAGCATACGTCAATAAAGCACGAGACTATTGTAACACAGGAACCTGTCATTACAATTCCCGCCATAACAGACATCAGAGAAATATCAACATCCTTACGGAGTAGTAATGTTCTTCCAAATCAGCTAAGTAAAGTTGCCAGAGTTGTCAAACAGGAAAACGAATTGGCTGTTCATTTAAAGCTTCCAGGCGAGTTTACGCTGGATATATTCAAAACACATTCAGAGGAAGATTTGACTACCATAGCCAGGTATTATATTGTCAGAAAATTTAATCCTGCTATTGACCAAAATGACTGGGAATCCATGGACGTGAATGCTTTGTTTGACGACGACGAAGAAGATGATTCAAATAACTTGTACAATAGACCTGTAACAGAAGACAGCGAAGTGAGAGTTAAAG CTACAAAGGGAACATTAACAAAGAACATTGAAAAAGCCATCAGTCAGAAAGATCTGGATAAATTAGTAACATGTATGAAGGTATATGACGTCACTAGACCATCAACAACCGATCCACTTTCATTGGAAGCCAATCAGATGATCATGTTTCTTCAAGCtcaaaaat ATCTGGACAAAGCTTGTCAGTCAAGGAAAGAAAGTATGTTAGAAGATGCGGTGGAACAAGCAAAGAAATCAGGGCTTAATCAACCTCTTAACTCAAAGATTGTTGTAGCAACTAGAATTCTTTCTCGGATTTACAAAATagataaaatttctaaaatagtGTCCAAAATTGATCAAAGATCCTTAGCCGAGCTGAAAATGTACCAGACACCACCAAATGTTGTTCACCAGACTCTTGTAGCGGCCTCTCTTTTGTTAGGCTATGGACTAGAGGAAGTGAAG GATTGGAGGACCTGCAAATCATTACTGTTTAAATCAGGAAAAGACAACCTTAAGAAAAGAATGGAACAGTTTGACTATAGATCAGTAAGCAATACCATCCTGAATGCCGTGAAGACAATATTAGAACCATACAAAGCCTGGCAGGTCCGAGATGTCAGTAAAGGAGCAGCAACAGTATTTCTTTGG GTCAAAGGAATCATAGGTATTATGGAATATCAACAAGGAAATGTAGAGCGATGCATGTCAGGAAAATCAGTCATCTCAAAGAGAGTTGCTCCACGAAAGGCAATGCTACCGGAATATTCTACTGAGACAAACGGAACAATTATCTTTGAAAGTGAGGAATGGGATGATTCTGACGACGAATGGTGA